The genomic stretch GCAGAGCGTGTAAACGGAAAAGAAGTGTATTTAATACATGAGCCAATGGCAGCAGCTATTGGTATTGGTGTCGATATTATGCAACCAAAAGGAAACATGATTGTTGATATCGGTGGTGGAACTACAGAAATTGCCGTGATTGCTTTAGGTGGAATTGTCTGTGACAAATCTGTAAAAGTAGCTGGTGATGTATTTACCAACGATATTGTATACTACATGCGTACGCAACACAACTTGTATGTTGGAGAACGTACTGCGGAAAAAATTAAGATTCAAATTGGAGCAGCAACGGAAGATTTAGAAGTTCCGCCTGAAGAAATGTCGGTTCAAGGGCGTGATTTACTCACAGGAAAACCAAAGCAAGTTCAGATCTCTTATAGAGAAGTTGCCAAAGCCTTAGACAAATCTATTTTACGTATTGAAGATGCGGTAATGGAAACGTTGTCACAAACGCCTCCAGAATTAGCAGCTGATATTTACAACACAGGAATTTATCTTGCTGGTGGTGGATCTATGTTACGCGGATTGGACAAACGGCTGTCTCAAAAAACAGATTTACCTGTATATATTGCCGAAGATCCATTGCGTGCCGTTGTACGTGGAACAGGAATTACCCTGAAAAACTTAAGCAAATTCAAAAGTGTATTGATCAAATAAGAACATAAAAGTACATGCAACAGATTATTAATTTTCTGATAAAGAATAAAAACTTTATTCTCTTCATGCTGTTGCTGTTTGTATCGCTTGTTTTTACGATTCAATCACATTCTTATCATAAAAGTAAATTCATCAATTCTGCCAATTGGCTCTCAGGTGGTATTTATGAAAATGCAAATGATCTTTCTTCATATCTATCCTTAAAATCTGAAAATGAAATATTGGTGGAGGAAAATCGTCGGTTGAAAAATATTTTATACAGTAAAGAAGATAGTTTGAGTACAATTCGGTTTATTGATAGTACTTCTTATCCTACTGATTATATGTTACGTGCTGCTAAAATCATAAGAAATAGCTATTCAAATCCAAATAATATCCTTTTGATTGACAAAGGAACTTCCGATAGTATTGCTACGGATATGGGCGTAATTAACTCTAAAGGTATTATTGGCGTTGTAGATCGTGTTGGCGGAAGTCATGCAACAGTTATTAGTATTTTAAATTCTATTTCTAGAATTAACGCACAATTAAAAAATACGTCTCATTTCGGTTCTTTATCGTGGAATGGAAAAGATCCAAATATTGTACAATTAGAAGATTTAGAGAAATTAGCACAATTTAAAGAAAATGACACAATTATTACTGGTGGAAATTCTACCTTATTTCCAAAAGGAATTCCCATTGGAATCGTAAAAGATTTTACATTAAACACCACCGAGAATTTATACGTCGTAAACGTGCAATTATTCAACGACATGACCAATTTGGAACATGTATTTGTAATTGAAAATTTACACCGAGAAGAAATTGATAACTTATTAGCTCCTGAAAATTAATGGGTTCTGTTGTATTTTGGAATAGTCTCCGATTTGTCGTCGCGGTATTAGCGCAAGTATTGATATGCAATCATATCGATTTCTTGGGCTACATAAATCCGTTGGTATATATCTATTTTATATTTCTATTTCCTTTCAACGTAAACAGAAGCTTGTTTCTTGTCTTGGCTTTTTTATTAGGACTTACCATAGATATGTTTTCTGATTCAGGTGGCGCAAATGCTGCTGCTTGTTTGGTAATTGCCTACATACGACCTTTTGTATTGCGTTTTGCATTCGGAATTAGTTACGAACATCAATCCATAAAACTTGCAAATACAGCTTTCGGACAACGAATGGTTTACATTGTCATTTTAACAGTAATTCATCATTTCGTTTTATTTTCTTTAGAAATTTTTAACATTTCTAATATAGTTCTCATCCTTGAAAACACGTTATTCTTTAGTATCTTTACAATTCTAATCATCACATTATCAATAAGTTTATTTAGCCGAAAAAAATCATGAGGAAACTTTTGTTATACCTTGTTGTCATCTCTGTTGGAATTATCTATACAGGAAGACTCTCGTATCTGCAATTGTTTAAGGAAAATGTAGCTGCCACAAACTACTTAAATGATAGTGCTATTAAAACAATTCATGCATATCCTGAACGTGGTTATGTATATGATAGAAACGGAAAGCTTCTTGTGGCAAATCAGCCAGCGTATGATGTCATGGTCATTCCAAATGATGTAAGAGATTTTGACAGAATTGAGTTTTGTAAATTAGTAGGTATTCCTGCTGAAGAATTTGAAAAAAAATTACAAAAAGCAAAAGACTATTCTTGGCGAATTCCATCAGTGTTTGTAGCACAAATGTCAAAAAAAGAATATGCGTTTCTTCAAGAAAAAATGCATCGCTATAAAGGTTTCTACATTCAAAAACGTTCTATTCGTAATTATCAAACTGTTGTTGGCGCAAATGTTTTAGGTTCTATTAGCGAAGTAAATGATGCTGATTTAAGAAGAAATCCAGCATATCAATCAGGTGAACTCATTGGAAGAACAGGCATTGAAAAATCGTATGAAGACGAATTGCGTGGCACAAGAGGCGTAAAATATCTTCAAAAAGACATTCACAATAAAATACTAGGTCCGCATATGGAAGGTCGTAAAGATACTCTTCCCGTAAACGGAAAAGATATTCAAATTACGATTGATAGTAGGTTACAAGAATACGGCGAAAAGCTAATGATCAATAAACGTGGCGGAATTGTTGCCATTGAGCCGAGCACAGGCGAAATCTTAGCGTTAATTTCTGCGCCAAGCTACAATCCAAATTTATTAGTCGGACGACAACGTTCTAAAAACTATAGTGTATTACATTACGATTCTATCAATAAACCACTCTACGATAGAGGTTTACTAGCTTCGTACGCGCCAGGTTCGCCATTTAAAACATTGAATGCGTTGGTTGCTTTGCAAGAAGGTGTGGTTACGCCTCAAACTATTTACACATGTCGTAACGCCTATTACTACGGGAAAAGAAAAATGGGTTGCCATTGCGGCGGCGGAAGACGAAATATTATTAATGGAGTTGCCAAATCGTGTAATGCGTATTTTGCAAATGCATATCGTCAAATTATTAGTAAATATGATTCGCCACGTGAAGGAATGAATGTTTGGAGCAGTCACATGAAAAGTTTTGGTTTGGGTGGTTATTTTGGGAACGATCTTTCTACAGGTCGCCCAGGGAGAATTCCAACAGGAGATTACTATACAAATAGCTTTTTCAAGCATGATAAATGGCACGTTTTAAATACGATTTCAAATGCAATTGGACAAGGTGAAGTAGAATTAACGCCGATTCAATTAGCAAATATGACAGCTGCAATTGCCAACAGAGGTTATTATTATACGCCACATATTATCAAGCAAATTGATAATCAACCAATTGAAAATAAACAATTTACAGAGAAAAAATATACTACAATTGATACAGAACATTTTGAGCCTGTAATTCAAGGAATGTACGATGTATTCAGCATGAAAAAAGGCGGAACTGCTAGAGCGTTAAATGTTCCTGGTATTGAAATTTGTGGAAAAACAGGAACTTCCGAAAACTTCGTTAAGATTGATGGCGTACTAACACAACTAACCGATCATTCAATATTTATAGCATTTGCACCAAAAGACAATCCTAAAATTGCGATTGCCGTTTTTGTAGAAAATGGGTATTATGGTTCGCGTTGGGCTGGGAAAATTTCTAGTTTAATGATTGAATTATATCTTAAAGGCGAAGTTAGCTTGAAGGATATGGAAAAACTTGTTTTAGAAAAGAGTTTGGAAGAAGAATATGCAAAGCCACTAAGCGGAAAACCATTTACAATTAATGAGTAGAGAAGTAAAATTTGTCAAAAAAATTGACTGGCTTTCTATCCTACTCTACTTTTTGTTAGTTGGAATTGGCTGGATTAATATTTACTCCGCTTCTGTTACAGATGCTTCCACAGGTTTTCTTGACATGAACGAACTGTACGGAAAACAGCTCTTTTTTATTGGTACAAGTCTCTTACTTATTATTCTTATCCTTTCGGTAGAAGCCAAATTTTACGAACGTTTTTCGAGTATTATTTATGTCATCGGACTCGTAAGTTTGATGGGATTGATGGTTTTTGGTAAAAATATAAATGGTGCAACTTCTTGGTATCCAATTGGAAGTTTTACGCTTCAACCTTCAGAATTTGCAAAAGTTGCCACTGTACTTGCGTTGGCAAAATTTCTAAGTGATATTCAGACAAACATTAATAATTTTAAGCATCAACTGATTGCTTTTGCTATTATTTTAACGCCTCCAATACTAATTGTTTTTCAACCAGATCCAGGAAGTGCGATGGTTTATTTGGCGTTCTTCTTTGTGATGTATCGGGAAGGTTTGCCATCTATTTACTTATGGATTGGTTTTTTACTCATATTGCTCTTTATTATTACGCTTAAAATTGGGTATGTTTTTACAATTATAGCAGCCTTGATTATAGGATTGGCTTGTATTTTTTTCTTCTTTAAAAAACAACTAAAACGACTTCGAAAAACGACGCTAGCACTAACATCATTGGTTGCAGCTATTGGATTCATTTTAGCGGTAAATTATATATTTCACAATGTATTTCAGCAACATCACCGCGATCGTTTTACGCTAGTTTTGGGATTGGAAAAAGATCCTGCAAAGCTGGAAAAGATTCGGAAAACATTTGGTTTCAATACCAATCAATCTGAAATTGCGATAGGTTCTGGTGGTTTAAAAGGAAAAGGTTGGCAGAAAGGAACACGAACTAAAGGCGATTTTGTTCCTGAACAAGATACCGATTACATCTTTACAACTGTTGGTGAAGAATGGGGATTTATAGGAAGTTCGTTAGTTATTTTCCTATTTGTTGCGTTATTATTGCGAATTCTCCACAGAGCCGAACAGCAGAAATCTAAATTTAGTCGCGTGTATGGATATAGTGTCGCCGCGATTCTATTTTTCCACTTTGCCATTAATATTGGAATGGTTATTGGATTATTTCCAACGGTTGGAATTCCGCTGCCTTTCTTTAGTTATGGCGGTTCAGGACTTTGGGGATTTACTATTTTGCTCTTTATTTTTATTAAGCTAGACGCGAATCGGATTAATGAGTGGTAATTCTCTTTTACTCATTCCTATCTTATAGTATAAATTAAAAACTACTACGTAAACGTTAAGTAAGGGTTTGCCGTAAATATAAACACATTAGTTTTCGTACTTTTCTAACTAGTTTAACCAAAAAATTATAAATTATGTTAGAAAGTATTTTAAAATTAGGAACTGTATTAAGTAAAAAAGAGCAAAGTCAAATTATTGGTGGATCTTTTAATCCACAAAACGAGAGAGACTGTGTTAGATGTCTTGGCGAATGGGAAGCACCACTTTGTGCGATGCCAACTAACTCTCCTTGTGCATAATATAGAAACAGCGAACTTCGATTCGCTTTTTTATTACAAAATCTTCATTTTATAAATTGAACACTTAAATCCTTAAAAAAAACGTTTCATATGGTGTACTTTAAAAATACTTTCTATCTTTAACAATACGATACTAAAATTTTAATTTCCCCTACCAAATTGAAAAGAATTAGATGGAACAAATTATACTTTCCTTATTAGCAAGTAATAGTTATTTAGATATTGATCGCGAGCGTTTAAACTTGCAATTGTTATCACATCCTGAATATCCAAGTTTGAAATCGATTACCGATACACTTGATTATTTTGAGATTGAAAACCTAGCCGCAACTGTACCAAAAGAAGCTTTGTCACAAATGCCAACAGCATTTTTAGCACTTATCAATTCTGGAGAAGGCGATGAAGTTGTACTTACCGAGAAAAAACGCGGTATGATACAAATCACGAATTCGGACGAGAAGAAAGAAAAAATAACCGAAGAAGTTTTTACAGAACGATGGACAGGAACGATTATCGCTGTGGAA from Kordia antarctica encodes the following:
- a CDS encoding rod shape-determining protein encodes the protein MGFFDFLMEEIAIDLGTANTLIIHNDKVVVDSPSIVARDRVSNKIIAVGQEAALMQGKTHENIKTIRPLKDGVIADFDASEQMISMFIKNIPALKKKWFPPSLRMVICIPSGITEVEMRAVKESAERVNGKEVYLIHEPMAAAIGIGVDIMQPKGNMIVDIGGGTTEIAVIALGGIVCDKSVKVAGDVFTNDIVYYMRTQHNLYVGERTAEKIKIQIGAATEDLEVPPEEMSVQGRDLLTGKPKQVQISYREVAKALDKSILRIEDAVMETLSQTPPELAADIYNTGIYLAGGGSMLRGLDKRLSQKTDLPVYIAEDPLRAVVRGTGITLKNLSKFKSVLIK
- the mreC gene encoding rod shape-determining protein MreC, whose translation is MQQIINFLIKNKNFILFMLLLFVSLVFTIQSHSYHKSKFINSANWLSGGIYENANDLSSYLSLKSENEILVEENRRLKNILYSKEDSLSTIRFIDSTSYPTDYMLRAAKIIRNSYSNPNNILLIDKGTSDSIATDMGVINSKGIIGVVDRVGGSHATVISILNSISRINAQLKNTSHFGSLSWNGKDPNIVQLEDLEKLAQFKENDTIITGGNSTLFPKGIPIGIVKDFTLNTTENLYVVNVQLFNDMTNLEHVFVIENLHREEIDNLLAPEN
- the mreD gene encoding rod shape-determining protein MreD yields the protein MGSVVFWNSLRFVVAVLAQVLICNHIDFLGYINPLVYIYFIFLFPFNVNRSLFLVLAFLLGLTIDMFSDSGGANAAACLVIAYIRPFVLRFAFGISYEHQSIKLANTAFGQRMVYIVILTVIHHFVLFSLEIFNISNIVLILENTLFFSIFTILIITLSISLFSRKKS
- the mrdA gene encoding penicillin-binding protein 2, encoding MRKLLLYLVVISVGIIYTGRLSYLQLFKENVAATNYLNDSAIKTIHAYPERGYVYDRNGKLLVANQPAYDVMVIPNDVRDFDRIEFCKLVGIPAEEFEKKLQKAKDYSWRIPSVFVAQMSKKEYAFLQEKMHRYKGFYIQKRSIRNYQTVVGANVLGSISEVNDADLRRNPAYQSGELIGRTGIEKSYEDELRGTRGVKYLQKDIHNKILGPHMEGRKDTLPVNGKDIQITIDSRLQEYGEKLMINKRGGIVAIEPSTGEILALISAPSYNPNLLVGRQRSKNYSVLHYDSINKPLYDRGLLASYAPGSPFKTLNALVALQEGVVTPQTIYTCRNAYYYGKRKMGCHCGGGRRNIINGVAKSCNAYFANAYRQIISKYDSPREGMNVWSSHMKSFGLGGYFGNDLSTGRPGRIPTGDYYTNSFFKHDKWHVLNTISNAIGQGEVELTPIQLANMTAAIANRGYYYTPHIIKQIDNQPIENKQFTEKKYTTIDTEHFEPVIQGMYDVFSMKKGGTARALNVPGIEICGKTGTSENFVKIDGVLTQLTDHSIFIAFAPKDNPKIAIAVFVENGYYGSRWAGKISSLMIELYLKGEVSLKDMEKLVLEKSLEEEYAKPLSGKPFTINE
- the rodA gene encoding rod shape-determining protein RodA; translation: MSREVKFVKKIDWLSILLYFLLVGIGWINIYSASVTDASTGFLDMNELYGKQLFFIGTSLLLIILILSVEAKFYERFSSIIYVIGLVSLMGLMVFGKNINGATSWYPIGSFTLQPSEFAKVATVLALAKFLSDIQTNINNFKHQLIAFAIILTPPILIVFQPDPGSAMVYLAFFFVMYREGLPSIYLWIGFLLILLFIITLKIGYVFTIIAALIIGLACIFFFFKKQLKRLRKTTLALTSLVAAIGFILAVNYIFHNVFQQHHRDRFTLVLGLEKDPAKLEKIRKTFGFNTNQSEIAIGSGGLKGKGWQKGTRTKGDFVPEQDTDYIFTTVGEEWGFIGSSLVIFLFVALLLRILHRAEQQKSKFSRVYGYSVAAILFFHFAINIGMVIGLFPTVGIPLPFFSYGGSGLWGFTILLFIFIKLDANRINEW